Proteins encoded by one window of Lathyrus oleraceus cultivar Zhongwan6 chromosome 1, CAAS_Psat_ZW6_1.0, whole genome shotgun sequence:
- the LOC127127628 gene encoding 5-formyltetrahydrofolate cyclo-ligase-like protein COG0212, whose translation MDTQAFRLCYPLTFTKTNNNNHYIKTLSSLWNKTHSHSLSIKPHTCSFFNLEATNSSNNNTPFNEAAYETERLTLDAEARQAMAVQEENSSLRDDPKAWKWIIRKRIWDLMEDNNFAQSPRPVHHRIPNFVGASLAAEKMRELDVFRGAQCVKVNPDSPQKQVRFFTLSDGKKLLTPQPRLRTGFFSVIESNMLTSGTIKEACTSVGVAKYGRPIGLDEKIKVDLIVIGSVAVDPTTGARLGKGEGFAELEYGMLRYMGAIDDSTLVVTSVHECQLVDDIPVEKLLIHDVPVDIICTPTKVIFTHTSIPKPQGIYWDKLSPEKLGQIRILRELKRRIEQETGQKLPTGPSEKLPPTAQRGRRG comes from the exons ATGGATACACAAGCATTTCGGTTATGCTATCCATTAACATTCACCaaaaccaacaacaacaaccactACATCAAAACTCTCTCTTCTCTTTGGAACAAAACCCACTCTCACTCTCTCTCCATCAAACCCCACACTTGCAGCTTCTTCAACCTGGAAGCCaccaacagcagcaacaacaacactCCCTTCAACGAGGCTGCTTACGAGACCGAGCGGTTAACCCTCGACGCCGAAGCTCGCCAAGCAATGGCAGTTCAAGAGGAGAATTCTTCTCTCCGAGATGATCCCAAAGCTTGGAAATGGATAATCCGAAAGAGAATTTGGGATTTGATGGAAGATAATAATTTTGCACAAAGTCCGAGGCCTGTTCATCATAGAATCCCCAATTTCGTTGGTGCTTCTCTTGCTGCTGAAAAG ATGAGGGAGCTAGATGTGTTCCGCGGTGCACAATGTGTGAAGGTTAATCCAGATTCTCCTCAGAAACAAGTCAGATTTTTCACTCTTTCAG ATGGAAAGAAGTTGTTAACTCCTCAACCACGCCTGAGGACGGGTTTTTTCTCCGTAATCGAGTCCAATATGTTAACTTCGGGTACCATCAAGGAAGCCTGTACATCTGTTGGGGTTGCCAAATATGGACGACCAATCGGATTAGATGAAAAGATAAAAGTAGATCTTATTGTTATCGGATCTGTTGCTGTTGACCCGACTACAGGTGCTCGATTAGGAAAAGGAGAG GGATTTGCAGAACTTGAATATGGTATGCTGCGGTATATGGGAGCTATCGACGATTCAACACTAGTTGTTACCTCTG TGCATGAGTGCCAGTTGGTAGATGATATTCCAGTTGAAAAGTTGTTGATCCATGATGTACCAGTGGACATCATTTGTACTCCAACCAAGGTCATTTTTACACATACATCCATTCCAAAGCCTCAAG GAATTTATTGGGACAAATTGTCTCCTGAGAAGCTGGGACAAATTCGAATACTTAGAGAGCTTAAAAGGAGGATTGAACAAGAGACTGGACAAAAGCTTCCTACTGGTCCATCAGAGAAATTACCTCCTACTGCTCAACGAGGGAGAAGGGGTTAA